In the genome of Stigmatopora nigra isolate UIUO_SnigA chromosome 7, RoL_Snig_1.1, whole genome shotgun sequence, the window ACTAAAATCACAGTCTATTCATACAGCCCTATCAAAAGAATGAATTATATTATAGTGTTTTAGGTAAAATGATGTGTGGTGTGCAGTCAGATTGTAGTGCTTCTTACAGCTTTGGGGTCTTTCAGATGGAGTTGTGCAGCAGTGACTTGTTTGAAGCCTCCAGGATATCTATtcataaaacaataaaacacaattaatACCGTGTATACAACCCCCACGGgctcttaaaatacatttgatccTTACTTGTAATTGTTGAACAATGTTCAACACATGACGTCTCATAACACACCAAACAAAATGATTAcataaataaagacaataaataaaaacacttgtaTTTCTTTCACTTACCCGCTATGCGATGAGTAAACTTTCTGCTCCCATTTATTTCCAGAGAAGGCAATGTGTCTGGAGTTTATTACAACTACGTGGTCACCACAGTCACCTGCCATAGAGCACACATTTTAGATGCACATTAATACACTGTGTTATTTATTCAGGGAGAATATTCATTCTTTTATTCATCTACAATCTTGTAGAACCTTTCTTGTTAGGAAACTCAAATATGTGTTGATCTGGCACTACCAGATGCTACAAATTAACTCACACAATTTTGcacaattgagaaaaaaaaaattgcatctaGGAGGAATTCTCCAAATAAAACTAATGCAAGTCCACTAAGCACCGAGACAAGTATCCGAAATGGCAACAATGACAAGTCCAGGTTTGTTTTATGTACATGACAACTTCtgattgttttgcatttcacTTGCACTGTAACTACATGTTTTGGGAGGCATGTAGAATATTTCAAATGATAGAATTGGTGTTGTGTGATAACTCACTGAGTGCGTGATAAATCGGTTTGTGTTTCCCCTGAAGCCTCACAGAACAAGTGGTGGCTATTTTGCCGGGAGGCTGCAAGCGGGCATCAATCAGGAACCACGAGCGAGCAAAGGTGGCCCATTGCTAAAAGGATggacacaaaaatacataacaTTATAAAAATGGCACAGCACCAACACATACCACAAGTATCGTCACCTTTCAAACTAGTATGTGTGCTTATGATTTCACAAACTAATAACATGGAACAGAAAGTCAGCGCGTTATTACGCTCCAAAAACATTCACTaccaatgaataaatatattagcTATTTTGGGAAgattattcatttgtgtatttAGCTTGGAGCTGAGCAAAAAGACCTTGGATAGCCATCaggtaaaataacaacaattcaagaaaacgaattgaaagacaaatgtttttttaaaaaaagtctataTTACCTGGGCAGACCTAGAGAAATTTGACATTGTGATAAAACTATAAGATCATCGTCGTTACGTTATTGTTTGACCCCAAACGTGAGCCTGAGTGGGTCTATAATGTGTAGCGGTCAGAAACAGAGATCCTGAATCGATGGTACCGCCAAGAACGGACGTAGTAATTACTATTTTCCGCAAAAGAAGACTAGTAATGACTTCTGTCAGATGTAATACAAACAcagtgaaaatgaaataatgtcCAAGCAACTATTCATAAATTATGGTCATGCTTGCATTGGTTTTACCacgaattgtttttgttttattttattttacattgaacGTAGTTTCAACTTCCTTCCGGCGACATAAGAGCGCGCGTAATTTTGACAAGTACCTAGTactatttttctctttaaaaaatccGCATTTAATTTCGTTTACATGCAAATAGGATTTATTCTGAACATTTTAAGTTCAAAATGAGAACTTTGGAGGAGGTTCAGGCGACACTTGAGATAGCTAAGTTGAATGAGGACGACTTGCAGAAAACGATTCAATGTTTATCATTTGGAGAGAACGTCTCATCTGCAGACTACTGCCTGATGGAACTGGATAACACACTGTGCAAACACATTGAAGCTGGGGACAGGTAGGTGaaaattgtatgtttttaaaagGACCTGTGGATGATAATTGTTTTCCTGGCAGCTTGGTGATCAGAGGAGACAAAGATGAGCATGCTGTGTTATGTAGCGGAGACAAAACTTACGATTTGAAGATAGCAGACACGTCCAACCTGCTACTATTTCTACCAGGATGCAAAACATCTGAACAACTTAGCAGCAGCCAAGAGATAACACATGTCGTTCACGCTCAGGTATTTGACTGAAAGCCACCAAATCACCTTCAACATGACATCAAGACTGGATTTGATTACTATATCTACACAGTGTtggatgaaatgggaaaaatgaGTTGTAAATATACTATATGTTAGCAGAGAAGGTCTTAAGGGCCATCAGGCTCCACAGATGATGAAAATGTACAAAACGCAAGGTCAGAATTTGGTTATTTTCTCGTTGCAGGTCTGGGGCTTATGCAACAGCTACTGGGAAGTCAAGAGACAGCGTCCTAAAGTGAAG includes:
- the mrpl13 gene encoding large ribosomal subunit protein uL13m; this translates as MSNFSRSAQQWATFARSWFLIDARLQPPGKIATTCSVRLQGKHKPIYHALSDCGDHVVVINSRHIAFSGNKWEQKVYSSHSGYPGGFKQVTAAQLHLKDPKAIVKLAVYGMLPKNLHRHTMMQRLHIFPGNELPEDIRANLTEELPQPRKIPKKLSEYTQEEIDAFPRLWTPPDDFKMR